From Phaenicophaeus curvirostris isolate KB17595 chromosome 2, BPBGC_Pcur_1.0, whole genome shotgun sequence:
AACAGTATcttgcaattcttttttttttttaaatcattaaagCGGTGAAACAGTTCAGCTTCGAATGCCTCTCAATTAACTTCTAGCATATTACTACTTTTGATCTTACAGCTCTAAAAGGACTTTgctcaatcatagaatcatcatacactcatagaatggtttgggttggaaaggatctcaaaGAGCATCTAGATTCaaatccccctgccatgagcaaggACTTCCTTCCACTAGATGAcattgctcaaagcttcatccaacctggccttgaacacctccagggatggggcagccacagcttccctggacaacctgttccagtgtctcaccaccctcacagtaaaaatttcttccttatatctaaccTACATCTGCCCTCCCTCAGCTTAAATCCATcacctctcatcctatcactgcactctgATACAAAGAGCCatccccacctttcctgtaggcctcccttaagaactggaaggctgctataaggtgtactgggagccttctctctctctctcagcctttcctcatatgggaggtgctccagccctttgatcatctttgtggcccttctctgggcttgctctaacagatccatgtccttccggCACCGAGGgctccaaaactgaatgcagtactctggctgaggtctcacaagagcagagtagagggggagaattaACTTTTTCATTTGATGCAGACCAAGATACATTTGGcttcctgggctgcaagcacacattgttgtgctcgtgttgagcttctcattcaccagcatccccaagtcatTCTCTTTGGGGCTattctcaatccattctccactcaACCTCTGTTTGtgctgacccaggtgcaggaccttgcacttggccttgctgaaattcatgaggtttgcacaggcccaaCTCCCAAGCCTGTCgaggtctctctggatggcatGCCTTCCCTTCAGCATGTCGACTATGCCACACAggttggtgtcatcagcaagtCTGCTGAGGGTGCCCACAATCCCACTTTCcatgtctcaaaaaaaaatgttaaacaccAATGCTAACCCCTGCAGAATGCCGTTTATCACTGGTGTCCACTTGGACACTGATCATGACTCtgagtgcaaccatccagccaattacttatccactgagtggtccatccatcaaatccatgtttCTCCAATTTCAAGACAAGAATGCTACACCGGACAACGTCAAATGCTTTtcacaagtccaggtagatgttGTCAGTTACTCTTCTCTTATCCACCAACGCTGTAGCCCCATTGTAGAAGGCCACCAAGTTCATCAGGCATGATTTACCCTCAGTGAAGCCGTACCggctgtcaccaatcacctccttatCCATGTGCCTCACTCAGGATGCACAAAGTGGTGACATGCACTTTGCAGGGCAGGTGCCGCATAGAAATGAGcaatttgtgtgtgtatgtacagACCAGAAAACTCGTGTGTCTTTACAAGCACCTCCCGATGACCTTTTAGAAGGAACTTTTAAAGCTTCTGAGATCTGCCTGAACCTTTCAGTGGAAGATgataggaatcatagaatcatagaataaccaggttggaagagacccaccggatcattgagtccaaccattcctatcaaacactaaaccatgccccttagcacctcgtccacctgtgccttaaacacctccagggaaagtgactcaaccacctccctgggcagcctctgccagtgcccaatgaccctttctgtgaagaattttttcctaatgtccagcctaaatctcccctggtggagcttgaggccattcaagAATAACACACTGCAGGAGACAGTGGACAGTGGAAAGCCATCGCCCAGCTCAGGAAACACCAGTGAAACTGTCAGGAGCCaacaggagcaggcagaggatgTACCTGTCGCTTTACACAGCTCTGCACTGATACGCTCAGCATGCTACCCAGGACAGAGACATAAAGTGATGATAAAAAGTAACGTCTGGGAGGGAGAGGTCTAACACACTATGTAACAGTCTAAGAAAAAGGCAGCAATTGACATTAGAGGGGTTTCCACGTGTTTGGTGACTAACTGCCTTGAGGGAGGCTAACTTTCAGAGGGtcagagaaccacagaatcagcacggtttgggtgggaagggacctttaaagatcatctagcccAGTGGGTTGACAAGAATGGGAGGCTTAGGCTATATCAAGTATTCAGTTTTCCTTGGTGGGGAATGTTTCTCTCATAAACTCTTCCtctatttttccttaaattctaaaataaattataatttgCTGGATGTCATCATTCAGTGACAGTCAGCTCCCTTAGAACAGTTTATGGGAactataaacagaaaatattgtttaCCAATAACGTCAGTCTCTGATTGCAGattagaaataaacaaaataaacaagccAGTACATAAATGTAACCATGACTATCTACTCAGATGGATCCAGTTCTTAACCTCAGGCCCTGGGGAATCCAGTAAGGAACATTTTTTCATCTTAACCTCTAACCGGGACAGGAAATTCTGTTGCCCTCTAATTTGCTTCCAAGTTTTCAGTGTTGAAAAACTAACTGGTTCAAACTAttaggggcctacaagaaagctggggagggactgttcataaaggcttataGTGATGGGGCAAGGGGTgatgggtacaaactggagaggggcagatctagactagacattaggaagaacttcttcaccatgagagtagtgagacgctggcacaggttgccaaggaagctgtggctgccccatccctggaggtgttttaaggccaggttggatggggccttgggcagcctgatctagtgggaggtgtccctgcccatggcagggttggggggtggaactagatgatctttaaggtcccttccaacgcaaactattctaagattctatgtgTGGAAAAACCTTAGCTCAGGATCACACCACGTCTTGCCCTTCAGCTCTATGATCACCTCGGACAAGagatgtgtccctgcccttggcaggggggttggaactagatgatctttaaggtcccttccagcccaaaccattctatgattctaagagcaGCGGACTTACGGGATCCTTAGAGGAATCTCTTCTTCTGTCTTGAAACGTCCTGTCCAGAGGAGGATTTTTCTGTCGAACTTCGAAGGCTTGTAACTCGCAACCACCTTGTGAGCCGGCTCAGCTtaaagattaggaaaaaaaaaaacccaacaagcaCTTAGTCAAACCGACGGGTGGGAGAATGGgtggaaggggctggaaaaaCACCCCGGGGGTTAAACCTCCCTGACCGCGCGTTATCTCCGCGGGTCCCTCGAACCCGCCGCCTCCGCAGGGGCCGCGGGCGGGCCGGGAGCGGGTCGGCGCTTACCGCGGGGGGGGCCCGGGCGGGGCGCGGGCTGCGCGGCCGCGGGGCGAGGGGCGGGCGGGCCGAGCGGGGCCGCGGGCAGCAGCCGCCGCGGGCGGAGGCGCCAGGGCAGCATGGCCAGAGCCCCTCTGCCGCGGGGACCcacccgccgccgccgccaccgcccggccccgccccgccccgcagGGGGACGCGCCGCCCGGGAGCCTCGCAGCGGCGGCTCCCCTCGGGGggggctcatagaatcatagaattacagaataaccaggttggaagagacccaccagatcatcgagtccaaccactcctatcaaacactaaaccatgccccttagcacctcgtccacccgtgccttaaacacctccagggaaggtgactcaaccacctccccgggcagcctgttccagtgcccaatgaccctttctgtgaagaatttcttcctaatgtccagcctgaatctcccctggcggagcttgaagccattccctcttgtcctgtcccctgtcacttgggagaagaggccagcatcctcctctccacgacctcctttcag
This genomic window contains:
- the FAM162B gene encoding protein FAM162B — protein: MLPWRLRPRRLLPAAPLGPPAPRPAAAQPAPRPGPPRAEPAHKVVASYKPSKFDRKILLWTGRFKTEEEIPLRIPPEMLDKARNKARVKACYIMIGLSIVACFAVIASAKKAAARHESLTSWNFAKKAKWREEAALAAQSKTK